Proteins from a genomic interval of Desulfosporosinus sp. Sb-LF:
- the gyrA gene encoding DNA gyrase subunit A — protein MSVTEDNISQRPLEDVLPESFLGYSKHVILQRAVPDVRDGLKPVHRRILYSMDEIGMHTDKPYSKSARLVGDCMGKYHPHGDSSIYDSAVRMAQPWATRYPMVDGQGNFGSIDGDNAAAMRYTEMRMTHLSQLMTQDIEKNTVLFKANYDQRLKEPVVLPSPFPNLLVNGGSGIAVGMMSNMPPHNLREVVAGVISQIDNPHITVDELLEKVSGPDFPTGGLIIGTEGIVNAYKTGRGKVTMRGKAMIEQGKNGKNLIVITEVPYQVNKSTLAAKIETLADLGKIEGISEVRDESDREGIRLVVECRKEADPLKVLRLLYKHTQLEDTFGIINLVITAEGTPKILGLKEINAAFIKHRRIVVTKRTEFDLEKARLKAHILEGLVIAIHNLDEVIALIRASKTPSLAKAGLITRFELSEVQAQAILDMRLQNLTNFELDGIMKEHADILKLIAELEGILADVSKVYDIIKKEIKEIADKYGDDRRTLILPEHMRDQLDLSSFEEAESLIEVMLTTNGFIKRMPLQTKRNKANALVCTFKDGDTLAERVTCTDKDTLYFFTRTGKFYSISAKTVPEARNKDKGGTLINLFPLPMGEKVISILPIKDALEELYFVFVTKDGQVMRSPVNDFVHARSLEAMGLKEGDAVVKVFLCDDQGELFLATLKGQAIRYPLTEINPMGRKSRGVKGMALGNEDQIVDALLLTSLIEDSLGDLVTITERGFLKRTSFEEYKPQGRAGKGVAIGKIDPAETGFIVGIALVQDEAVLNVIQVSGTATKIEMKNVNVESRMKAGTQRVPVLLDDFTVGMV, from the coding sequence ATGAGTGTAACAGAAGACAACATCAGCCAGCGTCCACTCGAAGACGTCTTACCGGAATCGTTCTTGGGCTATTCCAAACATGTCATATTGCAGCGGGCAGTGCCTGATGTTAGGGATGGGCTCAAGCCGGTTCATCGTAGAATTCTTTATTCTATGGATGAAATCGGAATGCACACGGACAAGCCGTATAGCAAGTCAGCTCGGCTGGTAGGGGACTGCATGGGAAAATACCATCCCCACGGTGACTCGTCGATCTATGATTCAGCGGTCCGTATGGCTCAACCCTGGGCAACCAGATATCCAATGGTTGATGGCCAGGGAAATTTCGGTTCAATCGATGGAGATAATGCGGCGGCCATGCGTTACACGGAAATGAGGATGACGCATTTATCCCAACTCATGACTCAAGACATCGAGAAAAATACAGTTCTTTTCAAAGCAAACTACGATCAACGGCTGAAAGAACCCGTCGTTCTCCCGAGCCCTTTTCCAAATCTCTTAGTTAATGGAGGGTCAGGAATTGCTGTCGGTATGATGTCCAATATGCCACCGCATAATTTGCGGGAAGTCGTAGCCGGTGTGATCTCTCAAATAGATAATCCCCATATTACGGTCGATGAACTCCTAGAAAAGGTGAGTGGACCGGATTTTCCTACGGGAGGACTGATTATCGGCACAGAGGGTATTGTCAATGCGTATAAAACCGGACGTGGAAAAGTGACCATGCGTGGTAAGGCGATGATCGAACAAGGTAAAAATGGTAAAAATCTCATTGTCATTACAGAGGTTCCTTACCAAGTGAATAAATCAACCCTGGCTGCAAAGATTGAAACACTTGCAGACTTGGGTAAAATTGAAGGAATAAGCGAGGTCAGAGATGAATCTGATCGGGAGGGGATTCGGCTTGTCGTGGAATGCCGTAAAGAAGCCGATCCTCTTAAGGTTTTACGTCTTCTGTATAAGCACACCCAGCTGGAAGATACCTTTGGGATTATCAACTTGGTGATTACGGCCGAAGGTACTCCTAAGATTTTGGGACTTAAAGAGATCAACGCGGCGTTTATCAAACATCGCAGAATCGTCGTCACGAAACGCACGGAATTTGATTTAGAGAAGGCTCGTTTAAAAGCTCACATACTTGAAGGATTAGTTATTGCTATCCATAATCTTGATGAAGTGATAGCCCTTATTCGTGCTAGTAAGACCCCGTCTCTGGCTAAGGCGGGACTTATTACGCGTTTTGAACTTTCTGAGGTTCAAGCGCAGGCCATTTTAGATATGCGGCTCCAAAACTTAACGAACTTTGAACTTGATGGAATTATGAAGGAACATGCCGACATATTAAAACTCATTGCCGAGTTAGAAGGTATCTTAGCGGATGTAAGCAAGGTGTACGACATTATCAAGAAGGAAATCAAGGAAATTGCAGATAAGTACGGAGATGATCGGCGTACGCTCATTTTGCCTGAGCATATGAGGGATCAACTTGATCTGAGTTCCTTCGAGGAAGCCGAAAGTCTCATCGAAGTTATGCTTACAACAAATGGATTTATTAAAAGGATGCCCCTCCAAACCAAGCGAAACAAAGCGAATGCTCTCGTTTGTACTTTTAAGGATGGAGATACCTTGGCGGAGAGGGTTACGTGCACTGACAAAGACACGCTTTACTTCTTTACTCGTACTGGGAAATTCTATAGCATTAGTGCGAAAACCGTTCCTGAAGCCAGGAATAAAGATAAAGGAGGAACTTTAATCAATTTATTTCCGTTACCGATGGGAGAAAAAGTAATCTCTATTCTCCCCATTAAAGATGCACTAGAAGAGCTGTATTTTGTATTTGTTACGAAGGATGGACAGGTCATGCGGAGTCCTGTGAATGATTTTGTGCACGCTCGCTCTTTAGAAGCTATGGGGCTTAAAGAGGGGGATGCAGTAGTCAAAGTGTTCTTGTGTGATGATCAAGGGGAATTATTTCTCGCCACACTTAAAGGACAAGCGATTCGGTACCCCTTGACGGAAATTAATCCTATGGGTCGCAAATCACGTGGGGTCAAAGGAATGGCTTTAGGCAATGAAGATCAGATTGTAGATGCTTTGTTGCTGACTAGTTTAATAGAAGATTCTTTAGGGGATCTGGTGACAATCACTGAACGAGGATTCCTGAAGCGCACATCGTTTGAGGAATACAAACCCCAAGGACGGGCGGGAAAAGGGGTTGCTATAGGTAAAATAGATCCAGCTGAAACTGGTTTTATCGTAGGTATTGCATTAGTACAGGATGAAGCCGTGTTAAATGTCATTCAAGTCAGTGGAACCGCAACCAAGATTGAGATGAAGAACGTCAACGTAGAATCACGAATGAAGGCTGGAACGCAAAGGGTCCCGGTTTTGCTGGATGATTTCACGGTTGGGATGGTTTAA